Part of the Apilactobacillus apisilvae genome is shown below.
ATCGATATGGCTTCGCAAAATACGAACGCATAAAGCGTGAAATGTTGAAATCCATACTTCATTTCCACCATAGTCTAATAGATTAGAAACACGTTCTTTCATTTCTTTAGATGCCTTGTTAGTAAAAGTAATCGCTAATATATTCCAAGGTAAAACCTGTTTTTCTTCAATTAAGTAGGCAATTCGATGAGTTAGAACCCGTGTTTTACCACTACCAGCACCAGCCATAATTAGTAATGGCCCTTCAGTACATAATACGGCTTCTTTTTGTTTACCATTCATTCCTGAAATTACATCATTTACTGACAAAAAAAACACAATCCTCTCAATTTATTTATAGTCTAATTATATCATAGCTATCTTTATTTTCATTTATGTGCAAAATAAAAGTCGGCAAAATTACCGACTAATTTTTGCTTATTCAAAAGTAACTTTTTCATTTTCTAAAGAAGCAATACGAGCTAATGATTCTAAATGAATTCCAGAATCTTTAATGATTTTATGGCCCTTTTGAAAACTTTTTTCAATTACAATTCCGACACCATTAACATTAGCACCAGCTTTTTTAGCAATATCTAGTAATCCTAAAACTGCTTGTCCATTTGCTAAAAAATCATCAATAACAAGTATATTATCCGTGGAATTGATAAAACGTTTATCAATGCTAATTTTATTATTAGTTTGTTTAGTATAAGAATACACATCACTAGAATAGATATTATCATTTAAAGTTAAACTCTTATGTTTTCTAGCAAAAACAACTGGAACTTCCATTTGTAGTCCAGTTAAAACAGCTGGAGCAATTCCTGAAGATTCGACTGTAATAATTTTAGTTATTCCATCATCTTTAAATAGTTTAGCAAATTCTTTTCCCATTTCATTCATGAACATTGGATCAATTTGATGATTCAAAAACTGATCCACCTTTAGAATA
Proteins encoded:
- a CDS encoding xanthine phosphoribosyltransferase, with product MKLLEDKIASEGLVLPGNILKVDQFLNHQIDPMFMNEMGKEFAKLFKDDGITKIITVESSGIAPAVLTGLQMEVPVVFARKHKSLTLNDNIYSSDVYSYTKQTNNKISIDKRFINSTDNILVIDDFLANGQAVLGLLDIAKKAGANVNGVGIVIEKSFQKGHKIIKDSGIHLESLARIASLENEKVTFE